The genomic interval AGTGCACTTGAAAGGCTAAAGACTTCACCACATAAAGGCATTATCGATGTGCTTAAGATCAGTTATGATGGACTGGAAGAAGTAAAAGACAGAAATATTCCTAAACATTGCTTGTTTTTACAAGGGGAAAGATAGGGACCGTGTGACACAAATACTAGACTATTGTGATCTGAACCCTGTCATTGGTTTAAGTGTTCTGGCTGAAAGATCTCTCATAACTATCTCTGACAATGAAGTGTCCATGCATGATTTGCTACAAGAGATGGGCCAGGAAGTAGTTCGTCGACAGTCTCCTACAGAGCCAGGCAAAAGGAGTAGATTATGGTCTCATATAGACATCCACCATGTGTTGAAGAAAAATGAGGTAATAGCTTGATTATGtagagaagaagataaataTAGGCAAATTTAGTTTATTCAAGTATATGTTTTGGTTCAGCAGCACTTTTGTACATTAGACTTCACTTTTTATTCtgtttttttattgattaGGGAACGAAAAAAATCCAAGGCATGGTAATGGAGTTGCCTGAGTCAGAAGTGGCTCAGTGGAATCCAGAAGCCTTTTCAAATTTGTCTCAACTTAGTCTTCTTCATATTCGTAATGTGGACCTTCCGGAAGGCCTCACTTGTCTTTCTAATTCCTTGAAACTCCTGGAATGGCCTGGATGTCCGTTAAGGTCTCTCCCACAAAATTTTGAATCAGATGAACTTACTGAACTTAGCTTGTGCCACATCAACATTGAGCAACTCTGGATAGGAGCAAAGGTACGATTGGTGGTTGATAGACTCATGATTGTTTGTATTAGAAAGGTTGTTTATCTTGTGCCTTATAATGTTACTGATTGCTTATACATGTTTTGAACAGAATTTTGACAAGTTAAAGTTCATCAAACTACGCCATTCTCAAAAACTTATCCAGTCCCCAGACCTCACAGGTGTTCAAAATCTTGAGACTTTAGATCTTGAAGGATGTAACTCTTTGGTAGAACTCCATCAGTCCTTTGGACAACTCAAGAAGCTTACTGTATTGAATCTTAAAGATTGCAAGAGTCTCGTGAGTCTGCCAAGTAGGATTGGCATGGATTCTCTCAGAACCTTCATTCTTTCTAACTGCTCAAAAGTTAAACAGATTCCTGAGTTCGCTGAAAATATGGAGCGTTTGTCTGAGCTGTATCTTGATGGGACTGCCATTTACACACTGCCCATATCAGTTGGATGCCTGAGTGGCCTTATTTCCCTGAATCTGAGCAACTGCAGAGATCTTCTATCCCTTCCAAGCACCATTAGTAGATTGAAGTCTCTTGAAAAGCTTAATCTTTCTGGATGTTTGAAACTTGGCAATCAGGCTAGTGCCAGAGAGAGTGGTGCAATTAGAACTTCTGTAAATCATCTTATTAAACGTGGTTGTGAAGTTGTTGGGAAATATTTCGCATGGTCCTTGCTTTTTAGATTGGTGAAAGAAGCGGATATCGAACCAATGAGTTTGGAGCTGCCTATATCTGATGATTCTGATCTGTGTTATTCTACAGatcaaaacacaaacacatcGATGAGTATCCAGTTGCCACTATCTGGCCTATGGAATCTAACAGATCTAAACTTAAGTGGCTGCAATCTTGGTGACGCTGCATTTGCCAACTTTGCCTGTTTTCCCTCCTTAGTGGCACTAAATCTGAGTGGAAATAATATTGTTAAGCTTCCTCCAAGCATCAGGTCCTGTTTTAACCTTCAGAACATTAACTTGGAGAATTGCAAGACACTTCAAGAGTTGTCAAACCTTCCATCAAATAGTAAATTGGATGTGAGGGCCGATGGTTGTTCTGCACTCAAAATGCTGTTTGATTTGTCCAATTTTAATAGATTGGAGAGAtcatatttcaatttcatcagCTGCTTCAAACTAAATGACAACCAGGGATGCACTAACATAGCATTTGAAATGCTGAGGATTTTCCTTAATCAGGTACTGGCCTTCTCTctttccctctccctctctgtcTGTCTGTCTGTCTGTCTGTCTCTTGTGTGTTATTGCTCGTATCAAATTTCAGATCAATCACATACCTAATTTTGATGACAGGGAATTTCTAGTGCGACAGAAACTTTTCAAATTGTTATTCCTGGTAGTAGAATTCCTGAATGGTTAGATCATCGAACTTTTGGGAGTTCATTAACTATAGACCCCCTTCCAGGTGGGAATAAGAGTGGCTTTATGGGATTTGTTTTGTGTGCTGTTTTTGTCCTCCATGAGCATGGTCAGGTTGATGATCTTGATATCCGTTGGTTCAAGACTTTTAAGGCTACTCATCATCTTGTATGTTGTCTGAAGCTCAATGGAAGAGAATTACAAGTATACGGCAAACAGCCTGCATTTCGCTTTAACGAACAATTTTGCCAGGTTGAGTCAGATCACCTTTGGATATTCTATGTGTCCCGTGATAAATACTTTGGAACAGATTGGTGGAACAGTTGCAATGAGCTCCAGTTCTTATATGAAATCAAAGGGCCAGGTCTGAAGGTGAAGGAGTGTGGGGTACATCTGATATACGAGCAAGATATGCAAGAGTTAAATCAATTAATGACTGGAGTTAAAGGGGAAACTAGTGGTACTAGTACTAGAACCTGCACCCTTGAAGAACTGTAGGATTTGCAGAAATTTAGGGATCCAGTTGTGgccaattaaaaaaaacagaaattgaGGAAATGTTGATACTATGGTTGGAAATGAGTGCAGAATGGTCAGTAATTACTTTCTAGAGCTCTCTTTCCTCATTTATACAGAAAGGTGAGCCTTGATCCCTCTAGTGTCTTTATTGATTAATTAGCTCTTAATCTGCCAGCATCAGCGTACTCAACAGAAAGTTGAATACAAATACTGTAGATGTACTTGCATGCATTGCTGACCTTTACCTGGAACTTTGGGTTACAAATAAGTAATGTTatgcaaaaaaaatatgataatGGCCATCACTGTCATTCCATGCATGCTATATTTGGTAGACTTGGTGCTCATTGTTTCCGTTGATAATACAAACTCAGACtcttatttttgttattaaaaGTAATAGTACAAACTTAATCAGGAGTTTGTTTTCAAATTGTGCTCCAACAATGGTTATAGTTTGGGAAGAAATAAGTTTGACAAGAATAATAAGTTGTCTTAATGCTTTAGAGCTACTTTCTTTCTACTTACATGTAGGACTAGTGATTTTGTTATTTTAGGAGCATGATTGAGAGTGCATTTGAGCAAATTTCCTAAGTTTAAGTAATCTATATTACTTGCAGTAGTTTTATGTTTATAGTAATCTAGATTGTCTGTTGCTTATGTATACGCGAGAATGATATATAGGAAAAGCATGTGTAACTAGTATTCTAGTCTTATATGCTAACAGTAATTTGCAGGCTTGTACTATAGAAATTGTACTTTTATACAATGTGGACGGGTGTGCTATTGAAGAGAACTTTAAGTAATCATTTTTTGCTCTCTTGGCAGATTTGTATGACAATTAATTGTGTCGCGCTCCGCTTGAAGATAATGGCCTGGCCTTATACAGTAATTTAGTAAACCAATAAAGGTATGGATGTAGTCCATACTTGTACCATTGGATGCTAAATTGTCCTAACTGTAACAATAGTGGGATGCGGTGTGCAATTTACATGTGGTAGACGTCGTCCCATTTTGTGCTGTCCTTAGTCATTGATTCTAGAGTCGATACAGATGAATGCATTCGTAGCACCAACTGGGAAACTATGGGAGTATTGAATTGGTGACAAGCATACCTTGCTTTTCTTCAGGTGGTGCTCAATGAGATGTATAATTtcaaggaaaacaaaaaactttTCATATTCTTACTCCTGGAAGTAGAATACTCAAGTACTTGGTCAAGACATCGAAGGGTTGAGGCTACATTAGTATAATTCTACTGCGATGGATCTTAAACAGTTGGTTTTTGAGATTGGCTTTGTGTGTTCTGTGGACATGGAGCACTCTTTGTTTCCATTTGCACCAAACTTTTGATGCCACATATAATGCAGATACAAGCTATTTTAGTTGGAGTGATGAATTAGTATGCCATAACTGGTTCATCTCTATATATTGAAATAGTAGTAGTCACTAATTTGACAGAATTTGACAGATAGCTTAATCTCTAATATTTTGtacaatttttctttctctcatgTATTTATCCAATCTATACCAATTAACTATACACTGCTGCATTTCTCTTGTCATCTGATAATCAGATTTGCTGTATATTCAGTGGACTAACATGAAATCTGGAAACAAGTTCCCCGGTTAGTTTTTATTCTGTTCTGAGGAATTAGATGCTGGTGAACACTTGGTCTTCTAGAAACGCTCATAAAACAGCTGAACCTCAAATCAGTTATAAACACGATGCTGAAGCCGAGGGAACAAGTTGAAATGATTAGTGACTTCCAACTGTTGGAAGTGTGGATGAAAGTTGGAGAGGTTTGAGTCTTTAAGACCAATGTCAATAACTCAATGTCATCTAATCAATCCCAGTAAATCCTGCTCTTTTTTCGTCTTGAACCCAAAGTGGGTACCCAAAAATTACCATGAATACTAAAATCGTTGGGTAAATTACCTTACGGAAAGAAGGATATTCTCAATTTCTCACCGtgtattttctaatttctttttGCCTGTAAATAACAACATTTAAACGTGTCAAGAAAGATTAAT from Argentina anserina chromosome 2, drPotAnse1.1, whole genome shotgun sequence carries:
- the LOC126785326 gene encoding LOW QUALITY PROTEIN: TMV resistance protein N-like (The sequence of the model RefSeq protein was modified relative to this genomic sequence to represent the inferred CDS: inserted 2 bases in 1 codon), with protein sequence MASTSSPRRRWKYDVFISFRGEETRATFTAFLYEALRQKGIETFIDSDELQKGDSISDLFTAIEESRSALVILSPNSASSSWCLDEVVKIMQCRKELGQIVTPVFYNVDPSDVRHQRGKFQLRKNFQVEVTEHEDVYEANEEKFMEWRAALTQLANLSGWDSKNYSTDAELMDNIVAKVFDKLTHLMFSSSADKGFIGMDSRIADLLHNYIRPQFDGVRVIGIHGMRGVGKTTLALAIHDEICQDYDGRCFLSNVRERSIKDGLVSLQEQLLFTILGKKIDIQNEYEGATMTKRRLCKRKVLVVIDDAVHTTHLEKLAGSRDWFGPGSRILVTTPDIHLLQANQVDATYKATGLDGAEATQLLSLKAFKKSLPPDDYLELCSLILQYAQGLPLALVVLGSYLFGRSTKEWESALERLKTSPHKGIIDVLKISYDGLEEVKDRXIFLNIACFYKGKDRDRVTQILDYCDLNPVIGLSVLAERSLITISDNEVSMHDLLQEMGQEVVRRQSPTEPGKRSRLWSHIDIHHVLKKNEGTKKIQGMVMELPESEVAQWNPEAFSNLSQLSLLHIRNVDLPEGLTCLSNSLKLLEWPGCPLRSLPQNFESDELTELSLCHINIEQLWIGAKNFDKLKFIKLRHSQKLIQSPDLTGVQNLETLDLEGCNSLVELHQSFGQLKKLTVLNLKDCKSLVSLPSRIGMDSLRTFILSNCSKVKQIPEFAENMERLSELYLDGTAIYTLPISVGCLSGLISLNLSNCRDLLSLPSTISRLKSLEKLNLSGCLKLGNQASARESGAIRTSVNHLIKRGCEVVGKYFAWSLLFRLVKEADIEPMSLELPISDDSDLCYSTDQNTNTSMSIQLPLSGLWNLTDLNLSGCNLGDAAFANFACFPSLVALNLSGNNIVKLPPSIRSCFNLQNINLENCKTLQELSNLPSNSKLDVRADGCSALKMLFDLSNFNRLERSYFNFISCFKLNDNQGCTNIAFEMLRIFLNQGISSATETFQIVIPGSRIPEWLDHRTFGSSLTIDPLPGGNKSGFMGFVLCAVFVLHEHGQVDDLDIRWFKTFKATHHLVCCLKLNGRELQVYGKQPAFRFNEQFCQVESDHLWIFYVSRDKYFGTDWWNSCNELQFLYEIKGPGLKVKECGVHLIYEQDMQELNQLMTGVKGETSGTSTRTCTLEEL